Proteins encoded within one genomic window of bacterium:
- a CDS encoding mannonate dehydratase, which translates to MRLCDDLHDLSDDFMQFLQQLGVECVKITGAKLMPPKGCGVVPEDELQRLQDRLAKFDLTLDVFLLPQGKETQYWHARFGRPERDREIEDVCRTLEICGRNGIPVVEWTWSIIDVWGSDFGPWGRGGAGIRRYDYEKIKDVPPEPGYGVDADTMWERLEYFLMRIVPAAEAARVKLAMHIQDPPQTPSLKGEDRIISDFAGMKRLIELVDSPANGLNLCQGSLAEQNGADVLGIVRYFLERDRIFHVHFRNVRGACPRFDEVFIDEGDVDMVAAMQLYHEFGYQYAMMPDHWPKLTGDTPLGYASRAYAHGYIKALMQAVGAKPRGPQLKVAARE; encoded by the coding sequence ATGAGACTCTGTGATGACCTGCACGACCTCTCCGATGACTTCATGCAGTTCCTGCAGCAGCTTGGCGTCGAGTGCGTCAAGATCACCGGCGCCAAGCTCATGCCGCCCAAAGGCTGCGGGGTGGTGCCGGAAGACGAGTTGCAGAGGCTGCAGGACCGGCTCGCGAAGTTCGACCTGACGCTCGATGTCTTCCTGCTCCCCCAGGGCAAGGAGACGCAGTACTGGCACGCGCGCTTCGGCCGGCCCGAACGCGACCGGGAGATCGAGGACGTGTGCCGCACCCTTGAGATCTGCGGGCGCAACGGCATCCCCGTGGTCGAGTGGACCTGGAGTATCATTGACGTGTGGGGCAGCGACTTCGGGCCGTGGGGACGCGGCGGCGCGGGCATTCGCCGGTATGACTACGAGAAGATCAAGGATGTCCCGCCCGAGCCGGGCTATGGTGTGGATGCGGACACGATGTGGGAGCGACTGGAGTACTTCCTCATGCGCATCGTACCGGCCGCCGAGGCCGCCCGGGTGAAGCTCGCGATGCACATCCAGGACCCGCCGCAGACGCCCTCACTCAAGGGTGAGGACCGCATCATCAGCGACTTCGCAGGGATGAAGCGGCTCATCGAGCTGGTGGACAGCCCGGCCAACGGGCTGAACCTGTGCCAGGGCTCTCTCGCCGAACAGAACGGGGCCGACGTGCTGGGGATCGTGCGGTACTTCCTGGAGCGCGACCGCATCTTCCATGTCCACTTCCGCAACGTCCGCGGCGCGTGCCCGCGCTTCGATGAAGTCTTCATTGACGAGGGCGACGTGGACATGGTCGCGGCCATGCAGCTCTACCACGAGTTCGGCTACCAGTACGCGATGATGCCGGACCACTGGCCGAAGCTAACCGGCGACACGCCGCTGGGGTATGCCTCGCGGGCGTACGCGCACGGCTATATCAAGGCCCTCATGCAGGCCGTGGGGGCCAAGCCACGCGGGCCGCAACTGAAAGTCGCGGCCCGCGAGTAG